The genomic region GTAGGGGGAAAGTGATTCTTTGAGTATATTTTTTGAAAATACAGTCGTCTTTCTTTTTCTTACGTATATGATTACGGCAAACATTCCTTTCATTTCAGATTTATGGGCGCTGGGCTGAAAATGTCAACACTGGAGATTACGTTTCTTCAGAGAACAAAGAACTCTTGAAATCTCTATTAATTAATAGAAACGTTGAAAGAAGCTGTGAATAATTATATCATATATACTCTTTTATTTATGGTGATGTCTACTAATTAAATTTTCATTTATGAAGTACTTCATAAATTACTCTTATTAATACTCTCAGCCTTTCTTTTAATTAAAATAGTACAGGTCCCTTATGAGGGACACTGTTACTAATGCCAGTTATCAAACATTTTTCATCAATTTCTGAGCAACAGCTTCACCTGCTTCTTTTGGTTTATCCAATAATTGCTCAAAATGTCTTTTTTCGTATGACTTCGGGAAATAATTTCTTTCAATTTCTGATAATGTCCTATAGTTTCTTTTATTCTTTGCCATTTTCTTTCCCTCCATTGTATTTATTGATGAAGTATTTTGGATTTAATTCTGATTTAAAGTAATGTTTCCTCTTTATCCAGATGAAACCATCACCTTTCGAAATAACAACAACATCTATGGGTCCACCCACAGTTTCTGCATCGAATGAAATTTTTCTTTTAAATGAAGTCAGGTTCACAAGAGACTCTGCCATTGAAGCAAGTTCATCTTTAGGTAACACAGAAACAACATTTGTTATAGGACTCACATAATGTTCCTGTTGTATTCCATTTAAACTGGAGACAAATCCCCCTATTATTTTTTCAACATGATTATTTAGTTCTTCCCGGTATTTATCTGTTTCAGAAGTATGCTGCTTTTTCTCTATAATAGTTTCTGTGAAATCTTTTAGAGAATTATCGGATCTCCTCAAGATTGAGTGGGTAATTTAATATTCTGTTCATCCAATCCATATTGGATGGACGATAAACTCTTGATTCAAATGGCTCTGGGAATAACCCCTCCATGGTATGTGAAAGACATTGATCTTAATGTTTCTAAGAAAAGAATGGATATTTATCTAGATTTTACCAAGGGAACGAAGTTCCCTTGCCCAGTTTGCAACAAACTGTGTGATCTCCATGATACCAAAGAAAAAGTATGGAGACACCTTGATTTCTTCCATCATGAAACATACATTCATGCACGAGTTCCCCGAACAAAGTGTGATGGAGATGATGTAAAACTTGTTGAAGTTCCATGGACAAGACAAAATACTGGATTTACATTATTTTTCGAAGCACTAATCGTTGCAATGTCCAAAGAAATGAGTGTTTCTTCAATTGCTGAATTGATCAATATTCATGAAAATTCTGTATGGATAATTCTAGCTCATTATGTTGAAGAAGCCAGAGCAAAGATGGATCTCTCTGAGTTAGATACTATTGGAGTAGATGAAATATCTGTCAAAAAAGGTCACAGCTATGTGACCTTGTTCTATGATCTACATCAATCAAGAGTAATTCATATTGAAAATGGAAAGAAAAGAAGTGTTTTCAAGAACTTCAGGGAAGTTCTTTCCAGAAAAATAGACCCTGATAATATCAAGTATATTTCAATGGACATGTATCCTGCTTTTAGGGGTGGAGCAAGGGAATATTTCCCAAATGCTAAGATCGTTTACGATAAGTTCCATATTGTCAAAATGATGAATGATGCAATTGATAAGGTTCGAAGAAAGGAGTATCAAACAAATAAAGATCTGGGTAAAACGAGATTCATGTGGTTGAAAAATCCTGAAAATCTATCGGATAGGGAAATAGCTAAGATTCGATCAATCAAAGATTTGGATACTAAAACAGCAAAAGCTTACAGATTTAAGCTTGGACTTCAACGTCTGTGGGATATAAAAAATATAGAGGTAGCGAGGGAATATCTTGACAAATGGCATTATTGGGGAACACATAGCAACATCAAGGAAATTATCACATTGGCCAAGATGATTAAAAGAAATTCTCATGGGATATTGGAATCAATCAAACAAGGTATCAGCAACGGTGTTGTTGAAGGATTGAACAACAAAATTAAAACTGCTTTTAAGAGATCATATGGATTGAAGACTGAGAAGTGTAGGAATACAATGATATTCTTGATGGCGGGTAAACTTCGTTTACCCACACGATGTTAAAGAGAACCGAATTATCTAAAAAAGACACACTAAATTCAAACATTGAAGGATCAATTCCTCTCATGAAAATATCTACCATTTCTCTTTGTGCAAATGGTGCAACAACACTATTATTTTCAAGAGAAATCTTTTCTTGACGTTCAACTTCATACTTTAGTTTGTTGCATATTATGCACTCAATAAAAAAGGATTTGAAAGAAGGAAATATCTCTTCTTCTCCAAAACCTGCTACAACTATACCAGAATATGAGTTATTTTTAATCTCAGGAAACTTTGAAAATACCCACGGAACAATTTCTTCCATTATTCCTATAGTTTCTTCATCAAGAGGAAACTCTTCAAAAACATCAGATATTATTTCTTTAATACTTGCTTCATATCTTTCAAGTATCATTTCTTCCAGATTGTCTGGAAATCCCGGACATTTTTTAGCCACTTCCCATAATTCATATTGAGAGTCCACAATTTCTGTCATAAGATCCATAAGCACATCTTCATCAACAACTTCTTCTTCATTGATTTTTTTCTGAATCTCAGCGAAGAGTTCTCCTTTGATTGAATTGAAATAGGCGTAAAGTTGAGCTTTAAACATTTGTTCCTGGATTTCTTGTGTAAACAGCATTTCATTTTCATCCAAAAAATCAATGAAGTCATCTGCATACTCTTCCAGTGTATTGTATGTTTTATTTCCATTCTTTGCCCTGTATATTTTGATTATAGTCTCCCAGGGAATCCCCATAAAACTCGCATTTCCATAAATCATTATTCCAACAGGACATTTATCCGACAATGAGAACAGCTTGTTAGCTGATGCAAATATTTTGTCACGAGAAAAGCCAGAAATAGTGACAGCACTATCAGCAGCTAGTGCAATCGCATCTTTATTCATTATTACTATTTCAGAAGTCATTTTTACTCTACAGTTATCTTAAATTAAACAACTATAAATGTTTTTTTAATTAACTTCATCAAAAGAAATATAAGTCTTACCTTGATTTCTCATCATCAAACCAACAACACCGCAATAACCCCGGCCAGAAACACACCATCAAAAGTTCCCGCGCCACCAATACTAACCACAGGCGCTCCCAGTTTTGTAATAGCACGCATGTTCAGCAGGTCCGCCCCTATCAGAGTACCTAAAGTGCCGCTGATGTAGGCTACTGCGAAGATGAGGTCATGCTGAATGCCGGTGGTGTAGACCACAATAATGGAGCTCAAAGCAGCCGCAACTGGTGGCAGGAGTGCGGGAGAAACGATTCCCACACCTTTAACAGGTCTTGCAACTGATTTTGTGATAATGGCAACCATCAGGGTTGCGTAGAGAACGTAAACTGCAGAATCCGGGAAAAGTCCAAGCAGGTATACCGAAACAATAGTTGGTATCAGGGCACCGCCTACGTTGATAGCTACTGTTGTTCTGGTTTTGTGAGTTTCCTTGAAAGGCACCCGATATGAAACTCCAAAAATCTTCACATATTTGTTATTCTCAATCGGGACTTC from Methanolobus tindarius DSM 2278 harbors:
- a CDS encoding ISL3 family transposase; this translates as MDDKLLIQMALGITPPWYVKDIDLNVSKKRMDIYLDFTKGTKFPCPVCNKLCDLHDTKEKVWRHLDFFHHETYIHARVPRTKCDGDDVKLVEVPWTRQNTGFTLFFEALIVAMSKEMSVSSIAELINIHENSVWIILAHYVEEARAKMDLSELDTIGVDEISVKKGHSYVTLFYDLHQSRVIHIENGKKRSVFKNFREVLSRKIDPDNIKYISMDMYPAFRGGAREYFPNAKIVYDKFHIVKMMNDAIDKVRRKEYQTNKDLGKTRFMWLKNPENLSDREIAKIRSIKDLDTKTAKAYRFKLGLQRLWDIKNIEVAREYLDKWHYWGTHSNIKEIITLAKMIKRNSHGILESIKQGISNGVVEGLNNKIKTAFKRSYGLKTEKCRNTMIFLMAGKLRLPTRC
- a CDS encoding DUF1614 domain-containing protein; translation: MRHRIFYNPLKLVFTIILAFVLAFSISVLFYGLVSSAFSKIGFSWNDALILLLASLIGSSINIPLRTLETEVPIENNKYVKIFGVSYRVPFKETHKTRTTVAINVGGALIPTIVSVYLLGLFPDSAVYVLYATLMVAIITKSVARPVKGVGIVSPALLPPVAAALSSIIVVYTTGIQHDLIFAVAYISGTLGTLIGADLLNMRAITKLGAPVVSIGGAGTFDGVFLAGVIAVLLV